One genomic region from Longimicrobiales bacterium encodes:
- a CDS encoding BON domain-containing protein: MFRRQQDAVPMWILAGGAVAGVSAALSWAVLRTVRRRRDRLPLTTDLDYLEDAAVDVLRRDSLTGSAAIDVAATGPGMIELTGVVATHEIAQRAARLLHALPGVRTVVNRLDTGALEQQLASNRGRRARGEPATRERQWYGVRVGMGRRRQSPETDPGRDDDAAKIRTRSLEVSAADINEGLNAVEDGEGARPDA, from the coding sequence ATGTTCCGTCGTCAGCAGGACGCGGTCCCCATGTGGATCCTGGCCGGAGGAGCCGTTGCCGGAGTTTCAGCCGCCCTGTCCTGGGCGGTGCTGCGCACGGTCCGCCGCCGGCGCGACCGCCTGCCGCTGACTACAGACCTGGATTATCTGGAGGATGCCGCCGTCGACGTTCTCCGGCGGGATTCGCTGACCGGCAGTGCCGCAATCGATGTGGCGGCCACCGGTCCCGGCATGATCGAGCTGACGGGTGTCGTGGCGACGCACGAGATCGCGCAGCGCGCCGCCCGCCTGCTGCACGCTCTGCCGGGCGTGCGTACCGTGGTGAACCGGCTGGACACGGGAGCGCTGGAGCAGCAGCTGGCGTCGAATCGCGGGCGTCGCGCGCGCGGTGAGCCGGCAACGCGCGAGCGGCAGTGGTACGGCGTGCGGGTCGGCATGGGCCGTCGGCGTCAGTCACCCGAAACGGATCCGGGTCGCGATGACGATGCCGCGAAGATTCGGACGCGCAGCCTGGAGGTGAGCGCGGCGGACATCAATGAGGGGCTGAACGCCGTGGAGGACGGTGAGGGCGCCAGGCCGGACGCGTAA
- a CDS encoding EAL domain-containing protein — protein MHSPNNRSFIQAKRAAAISTFISFHGGLASVLTSDGTLATVAAAMLVMLVRPRLRTRARPDMSAEMRAARTLGSTVFCFLSRDGVVASITPNAREVLGEACDRAADLALSFADLIQPDQRATVDDWTARAWLSEPPPPCVVPTRGPYAARRWLHLSTPGRVDLNGQAAVLVELREVTDQAEIHNHARLLARALDTGTDAAYITDLDGRLEYVNGAFETMFGYRSAEVLGRPVSLLASGRHRPEFFSAMWQTLASGEPYTGEVLNRRMDGALCTVDLTITRLEGDDITPPRFIAIARDITSRRRVEKEVEDHAYYDALTGLANHRLLRERARQILALVRRHGSTAGLLHIDVADLRSVNDKHGRVIGDDLLRTVAERLKQGLRESDTLARMGGDEFLVLLSDAADEPSIARVVHRLHQSISQTFTLRDRAIDVTCRIGVALYPQDASSFDDLVGAAEVALRRAEQAGTSFEFFERSVSAASHDRILLEEDLHWAWEHDQFVLHYQPIIGTNGEIVGAEALARNEIVGVEALARWPHMERGLLQPSAFIPIAERTGRILSLDRWAIATAARQAVKWLETGWSGWVSVNLSARSLQDPDLPEYVERTLQAHGLEPSRLVIEVTESAAMRDPARTAGVLEALHRLGVRIALDDFGVGHSSLAYLKLFPVDLLKLDHCFIRGLGSDPREEQLIEILISLAHRIGAKVVAEGVEEQCQMDWLRQAGCDYVQGFLIGKPAPPESMPGTASSGTD, from the coding sequence GTGCACTCCCCGAACAACCGGTCTTTCATTCAGGCGAAGAGGGCGGCTGCCATCAGCACGTTCATCTCGTTCCACGGCGGACTTGCGTCCGTACTGACGTCCGACGGCACCCTTGCGACGGTGGCCGCAGCCATGCTCGTCATGCTGGTGCGTCCGCGGCTGCGCACACGCGCACGCCCGGACATGTCCGCCGAGATGCGAGCGGCCCGGACGCTGGGCAGCACGGTGTTCTGCTTCCTGAGCCGCGACGGCGTCGTCGCATCGATCACACCCAATGCACGCGAGGTGCTCGGCGAGGCGTGTGATCGCGCCGCCGACCTCGCGCTGTCGTTCGCAGACCTCATCCAGCCCGACCAGCGCGCCACGGTGGATGACTGGACGGCGCGCGCCTGGCTCTCGGAGCCGCCGCCGCCGTGCGTCGTGCCGACGCGCGGCCCGTATGCGGCCCGCCGCTGGCTCCATCTGTCTACGCCGGGTCGCGTGGACCTCAACGGTCAGGCCGCCGTGCTGGTGGAGCTGCGCGAGGTTACCGACCAGGCTGAGATCCACAACCACGCGCGACTGCTGGCGCGTGCGCTCGATACCGGCACCGACGCCGCGTACATCACGGACCTCGATGGCCGGCTCGAGTACGTGAACGGCGCGTTCGAAACGATGTTCGGATACCGCTCGGCGGAGGTTCTCGGCCGGCCGGTCTCCCTGCTGGCGTCCGGGCGCCATCGCCCGGAGTTCTTCAGTGCCATGTGGCAGACACTCGCGTCGGGCGAGCCGTACACGGGCGAGGTGCTGAACCGGCGCATGGATGGCGCGCTCTGCACGGTCGATCTCACGATCACGCGCCTGGAGGGCGACGACATCACGCCGCCCCGCTTCATCGCGATCGCCCGGGACATCACGAGCCGGCGTCGCGTCGAGAAGGAGGTCGAGGACCACGCCTACTACGACGCGCTCACGGGCCTCGCCAATCACCGGCTGCTGCGCGAGCGTGCACGTCAGATCCTCGCCCTCGTGCGGCGGCACGGCAGCACCGCCGGGCTGCTGCACATTGATGTCGCGGACCTGCGCAGCGTCAACGACAAGCACGGCCGCGTTATCGGCGATGACCTGCTGCGCACAGTGGCCGAGCGACTGAAACAGGGGCTGCGCGAGAGCGACACGCTGGCACGGATGGGCGGGGACGAGTTCCTCGTGCTCCTGAGTGATGCCGCCGACGAGCCGTCGATCGCGCGCGTAGTGCATCGGCTGCACCAGTCCATTTCGCAGACGTTCACGCTGCGCGATCGCGCCATCGACGTGACGTGCAGAATCGGCGTAGCGCTCTATCCACAGGATGCCAGCTCGTTCGATGACCTGGTGGGAGCGGCCGAGGTTGCGCTCCGGCGCGCGGAACAGGCCGGTACCTCCTTCGAGTTCTTCGAGCGGAGCGTGAGCGCCGCGAGCCATGACCGCATCCTGCTCGAGGAGGACCTGCACTGGGCGTGGGAACACGACCAGTTCGTGCTGCACTACCAGCCGATCATCGGCACGAACGGCGAGATCGTCGGCGCGGAAGCCCTGGCGCGCAATGAGATCGTCGGCGTCGAGGCGCTCGCACGCTGGCCTCACATGGAGCGCGGACTGCTCCAGCCGTCGGCGTTCATCCCGATAGCCGAACGTACCGGACGCATCCTGTCGCTCGACCGGTGGGCGATCGCCACCGCGGCACGGCAGGCGGTGAAATGGCTGGAAACCGGCTGGAGCGGCTGGGTCTCCGTGAATTTGTCCGCGCGATCTCTGCAGGACCCTGACCTGCCGGAGTACGTGGAACGCACGCTCCAGGCGCACGGGCTGGAGCCGTCACGCCTCGTGATCGAAGTCACGGAAAGCGCTGCCATGCGGGACCCGGCGCGTACTGCGGGTGTGCTGGAGGCACTCCATCGTCTCGGAGTCAGGATCGCACTCGACGACTTCGGTGTCGGCCACTCGTCGCTCGCGTACCTGAAGCTGTTCCCCGTCGACCTGCTGAAACTCGATCACTGTTTCATCCGCGGCCTCGGCAGCGATCCGCGCGAGGAGCAGCTCATCGAGATTCTGATCTCGCTCGCACACCGTATCGGCGCGAAGGTGGTTGCGGAGGGGGTCGAGGAGCAGTGCCAGATGGACTGGCTGCGACAGGCAGGCTGTGATTACGTGCAGGGCTTTCTCATCGGGAAGCCAGCACCGCCTGAGTCGATGCCCGGCACGGCCTCGTCCGGTACGGACTGA